A section of the Candidatus Poribacteria bacterium genome encodes:
- a CDS encoding type II toxin-antitoxin system HicB family antitoxin — MKTQTFTTSITQEDKWFIAQCLEVDVSSQGKSEDEAINNLREALELYFEPPRPTVMPKIRKFEVNISFNETAPLSAD, encoded by the coding sequence ATGAAAACGCAAACTTTTACGACGAGCATCACGCAAGAAGACAAATGGTTTATTGCGCAATGCTTGGAAGTGGATGTTTCTAGCCAAGGCAAAAGTGAAGACGAGGCAATTAACAATCTCAGAGAGGCGTTAGAACTCTATTTCGAGCCGCCACGTCCAACTGTGATGCCTAAGATCCGCAAATTTGAGGTTAACATCAGTTTTAATGAAACCGCTCCCCTATCGGCAGATTAA
- a CDS encoding type II toxin-antitoxin system HicA family toxin, which produces MKPLPYRQIKRKLEKAGFTIVHQRGSHVKFVRESEMKFGQ; this is translated from the coding sequence ATGAAACCGCTCCCCTATCGGCAGATTAAACGCAAACTCGAAAAAGCAGGGTTTACTATAGTTCATCAACGCGGCAGTCATGTAAAATTTGTCCGTGAAAGTGAAATGAAGTTCGGACAGTGA